The following are from one region of the Paenibacillus sp. KS-LC4 genome:
- a CDS encoding COX15/CtaA family protein — protein sequence MVSSRFRKFSVATSLGMLIILLNGALVTNMDAGRGCGDDWPLCHGKFIPAYTLESFIEYTHRLTTGIEGLLVVGMFIASIVLFRRDKIAYKQPLVFASSSLFFTILQALMGAAAVKWPQSPWVMAIHFGISLMAFASTLLLVFWAYRNKNGQAVEFSVPRSIFPRLLGLAVYIYVVIYLGAYIRHTDSGGGCLDWPLCNGKVIPDFEGAETIVFIHRIGAVILSLAIAGVYLHIRRKSGANGGLTPMARLSLILVLTQVLSGALLTLTITNSNWFVFTNLLHNLIVSALFGVIMDMLVRSWRLREGAK from the coding sequence AAATTTTCAGTTGCAACATCTCTAGGCATGCTAATCATACTGCTGAACGGTGCCTTGGTCACGAACATGGATGCTGGCAGAGGCTGTGGAGATGACTGGCCTTTATGCCACGGAAAGTTTATACCGGCCTATACATTAGAATCGTTTATCGAATACACGCACAGGCTTACTACGGGGATTGAAGGCCTTTTGGTCGTTGGGATGTTTATTGCGTCCATTGTTTTGTTTAGACGAGACAAAATCGCCTATAAGCAGCCGCTGGTATTCGCAAGCAGCTCCTTGTTTTTCACAATTTTACAAGCGCTGATGGGTGCTGCTGCTGTAAAATGGCCGCAATCCCCGTGGGTGATGGCGATTCATTTTGGCATATCGCTTATGGCATTTGCCTCCACGCTGCTGCTTGTATTTTGGGCTTATCGCAACAAAAATGGCCAAGCGGTTGAATTTTCTGTACCAAGGTCGATTTTTCCGCGTTTATTAGGCTTAGCGGTGTACATTTATGTCGTTATTTATTTAGGCGCATATATTCGTCATACCGATTCCGGTGGCGGCTGTCTGGACTGGCCGTTATGCAACGGGAAAGTCATTCCTGATTTTGAAGGAGCTGAAACGATAGTATTCATTCACCGCATAGGCGCCGTTATATTGTCTCTTGCAATTGCTGGTGTATACCTGCATATTCGCAGGAAAAGTGGCGCAAACGGAGGACTGACTCCTATGGCCAGACTCTCGCTCATTCTCGTGTTGACGCAAGTGTTAAGTGGAGCGTTGCTCACATTGACGATTACTAATTCAAATTGGTTTGTTTTTACAAATTTATTGCATAATCTCATTGTTAGTGCGCTATTCGGCGTTATAATGGATATGTTGGTGCGTTCTTGGAGGCTGCGGGAGGGCGCTAAATAG